In Ovis canadensis isolate MfBH-ARS-UI-01 breed Bighorn chromosome 3, ARS-UI_OviCan_v2, whole genome shotgun sequence, one DNA window encodes the following:
- the PA2G4 gene encoding proliferation-associated protein 2G4 yields MSGEDEQQEQTIAEDLVVTKYKMGGDIANRVLRSLVEASCSGVSVLSLCEKGDAMIMEETGKIFKKEKEMKKGIAFPTSISVNNCVCHFSPLKSDQDYILKEGDLVKIDLGVHVDGFIANVAHTFVVDVAQGTQVTGRKADVIKAAHLCAEAALRLVKPGNQNTQVTEAWNKVAHSFNCTPIEGMLSHQLKQHVIDGEKTIIQNPTDQQKKDHEKAEFEVHEVYAVDVLVSSGEGKAKDAGQRTTIYKRDPSKQYGLKMKTSRAFFSEVERRFDAMPFTLRAFEDEKKARMGVVECAKHELLQPFNVLYEKEGEFVAQFKFTVLLMPNGPMRITSGPFEPDLYKSEMEVQDAELKALLQSSASRKTQKKKKKKASKTAENATSGETLEENEAGD; encoded by the exons ATGTCGGGCGAGGACGAGCAACAGGAGCAAACTATCGCCGAGGACCTGGTCGTGACCAAGTATAAGATGGGGGGCGACATTGCTAACC GGGTACTTCGGTCTTTGGTGGAAGCATCCTGTTCAGGTGTGTCGGTACTGAGCCTGTGTGAGAAAGGGGATGCCATGATAATGGAAGAAACAGGGaagattttcaaaaaagaaaaagaaatgaagaaag GTATTGCCTTTCCCACCAGCATTTCAGTAAATAACTGTGTATGTCACTTCTCCCCTTTGAAGAGCGACCAGGACTATATTCTCAAGGAAGGTGACTTGGTAAAAAT TGACCTTGGGGTCCACGTGGATGGCTTCATCGCTAATGTGGCTCACACTTTTGTGGTTGATGTGGCTCAG GGGACCCAAGTAACAGGGCGGAAAGCAGATGTCATTAAGGCAGCTCACCTTTGTGCTGAAGCTGCCCTACGCCTGGTCAAACCTGGAAATCAG AACACACAAGTGACAGAAGCCTGGAACAAAGTTGCCCACTCATTTAATTGCACACCAATAGAAG GTATGCTGTCACACCAGTTGAAGCAGCATGTCATTGATGGAGAGAAAACCATTATCCAGAATCCCACAGACCAGCAGAA GAAAGACCATGAAAAAGCAGAATTTGAGGTACATGAAGTATATGCTGTGGATGTTCTCGTCAGCTCAGGAGAGGGCAAG GCCAAGGATGCAGGACAGAGAACCACCATTTACAAGAGAGACCCCTCTAAGCAGTATGGCCTGAAAATGAAAACTTCCCGTGCCTTCTTCAGTGAGGTTGAAAGGCGTTTTGATGCCATGCCCTTTACTTTAAG AGCATTTGAAGATGAGAAGAAGGCCCGCATGGGTGTGGTGGAGTGCGCCAAACATGAACTGCTACAACCATTTAATGTTCTCTATGAGAAGGAGG GTGAATTTGTTGCCCAGTTTAAATTTACAGTTCTGCTTATGCCCAATGGCCCTATGCGGATAACCAGTGGTCCTTTTGAGCCTGACCTTTACAAGTCCGAGATGGAGGTCCAGGATGCAGAGCTCAAG GCGCTCCTCCAGAGTTCTGCAAGTCGGAaaacccagaaaaagaaaaaaaagaag GCCTCTAAGACTGCAGAGAATGCTACCAGTGGGGAAACTTTAGAAGAGAATGAAGCTGGGGACTGA